The following DNA comes from Verrucomicrobiota bacterium.
TCATGAATATAGCTACAGCAAAAGTAGCCACTTCTACTCAAGAAGCTATTGATATGCACATTATCCGAGAGCAAGACAGTATAACCATTAACCGTGATCGTCAGATTGCAGATGCAAAAGCGGCAGTCATTGAACTAGCAGAAGCCGGGTATACCAAACCTATTCAGGCTACTAATATTAAGGTACATGGGAAAACGGGAATGGCATTATTCATGGCAGGTGTCAATGGCATGCGTATGGGAAATTATATTTCTGATCATGATGTTAAGATAGCCCATAAGATAGCTTATGTGATGTGCGGTGGGGATTTATCCTATTCACAGCATGTTTCTGAACAATACCTGCTTGATTTAGAAAGAGAGGCATTTCTTTCTCTAACAGGTGAAAAGAAAACACTGGAACGTATACAATCGATTTTAACAGGTGGGAAACCTTTAAGAAATTAATGAATAGTAGTAAGTAAAAAGTCTAAAGTTATTAGTGGGTATATTATGAATAACTATAAAGATCTTAAAGTATGGCAGAAGTCTGTTGATCTTGTTGTTAAGATTTATGAGGCTACTCAATCTTTTCCAAAGGAGGAAGTTTACGGCCTAACCTCGCAAATAAGAAGAAGTGCGGTTTCAATTCCATCAAACATAGCAGAGGGCTCCGGAAGAAATTTAAAGAAAGAGTTTAATCAATTTTTGGGGATATCTCATGGCTCGTCTTATGAACTGGATACACAACTAACTATAGCGCC
Coding sequences within:
- a CDS encoding enoyl-CoA hydratase-related protein, which gives rise to QFSAGANLGMVFMYAIEQEFDEVDFMIRHFQNTMMRVRYSSVPVVVAPHGLTLGGGCEMTLHADKVQAAAETYIGLVEVGVGLLPGGGGTKELTKRVSDAVETGDVELNALQNAFMNIATAKVATSTQEAIDMHIIREQDSITINRDRQIADAKAAVIELAEAGYTKPIQATNIKVHGKTGMALFMAGVNGMRMGNYISDHDVKIAHKIAYVMCGGDLSYSQHVSEQYLLDLEREAFLSLTGEKKTLERIQSILTGGKPLRN
- a CDS encoding four helix bundle protein, with amino-acid sequence MNNYKDLKVWQKSVDLVVKIYEATQSFPKEEVYGLTSQIRRSAVSIPSNIAEGSGRNLKKEFNQFLGISHGSSYELDTQLTIAPRVGFLDKDAFRSLQDDLIEVQKMNYGLKSSPAT